The following nucleotide sequence is from Thermogemmatispora onikobensis.
TGCCAACCCTGGGGCGCCATCCTGCCGCTCCTGAGCGCGCGGGGCATTCGTCTGGAGGAGGCGGAGGCCCCCGAGCGTGTCGCTGATGCCCCGGCTGGCCTTTCTTGCGCCGCCCTGGCCATCGCCGAGACCGGCTCGGTCTTTCTGGCCGATAATGCCCTGGCGGCGCGCATCGTGGGGATGCTGACACTGACCCACTTCGTCCTCGTCTCCGCCGGGCAGCTGGTTCCCCTCCTCGACGAGGCGGCCACGCTGCTTCAGACCTTCACTCGCCCGGGTCCCCAGCAGCAACACTATATCTCGTTGGTCACTGGCCCCAGCCGGACCGCCGATATCGAGCGTACGTTGACGATCGGCGTGCAGGGGCCGCGTGCGCTCTGCGTGATTGTGGTCGCCAGCCCCGCGCCCGGTGATCGTTCTCTTTCTACTCAGGAGGCAAAGGACAAGTCCGATGAGCCATAAAGAGCAGTCTGCACATCTCCAGCTTCTCGCCACTCAGAGGAGCACTACGGAACCTGCCTCGGCAGTCCACGATGCTCATGCTCTGCCCCCGTTCGCGGAGCGCCTGCAGCGTGGCCTGGAGGATGAGCATATGCATCGCGCTCTGGAACGCTTTGCCCCGAGCTGGCGCCAGTCGCGTCAGGCGCTC
It contains:
- a CDS encoding LutC/YkgG family protein; the protein is CQPWGAILPLLSARGIRLEEAEAPERVADAPAGLSCAALAIAETGSVFLADNALAARIVGMLTLTHFVLVSAGQLVPLLDEAATLLQTFTRPGPQQQHYISLVTGPSRTADIERTLTIGVQGPRALCVIVVASPAPGDRSLSTQEAKDKSDEP